A DNA window from Desulfuromonas sp. contains the following coding sequences:
- a CDS encoding phosphomannomutase encodes MQISCFKAYDVRGRMPDELNEEVARRIGRAYAEFIKPEKVVVGHDMRLSSRSLTDALIKGLVAGGVNVYDIGLCGTEEVYFATFFKEMDGGIMVTASHNPADYNGMKFVREKSIPISADTGLEEIRSLAEKNEIDDAAKPGEVKTLDVKAEYIRHLLGYVSATALKPLKVVVNAGNGCAGPIIDLLEPHLPFEFVRQFHEPDGTFPNGIPNPLLEENRQATAEAVLGEKADVGIAWDGDFDRCFFFDEKARFIEGYYVVGMLAEVLLKKNPGGKIVHDPRLTWNTIDIVKAAGGVAVQCKSGHAFIKEMMRREDAVYGGEMSAHHYFREFSYCDSGMIPWLLVLQLMSETGKTLSELVDECIEKYPASGEINRKLSDADQAMDLIYNQYAGSALHVDTTDGYSFEYPEWRFNLRKSNTEPLVRLNVESRGDIELMKAKTGEILSLLQ; translated from the coding sequence GTATGATGTCCGCGGTCGGATGCCGGATGAACTGAATGAAGAAGTTGCCCGGCGGATCGGACGTGCCTATGCCGAATTTATCAAGCCGGAAAAGGTTGTCGTCGGCCATGACATGCGCCTGTCGAGCCGCAGTCTGACCGATGCCTTGATCAAGGGGCTGGTTGCCGGTGGTGTCAATGTCTACGATATTGGCCTGTGCGGTACCGAAGAGGTCTATTTTGCGACCTTCTTCAAGGAGATGGATGGCGGCATCATGGTGACGGCGAGTCACAATCCGGCCGATTATAACGGCATGAAGTTCGTTCGCGAGAAGTCGATTCCGATCAGTGCTGATACCGGCCTTGAGGAGATCCGCTCACTCGCGGAAAAGAACGAAATTGATGATGCCGCAAAGCCCGGTGAAGTTAAAACGCTTGATGTTAAAGCGGAATATATCCGGCATCTTCTCGGTTATGTCAGTGCCACGGCACTTAAGCCGCTCAAGGTTGTGGTTAATGCCGGGAACGGTTGCGCCGGTCCGATCATCGATCTTCTGGAGCCACATCTGCCATTTGAGTTTGTCCGGCAGTTTCATGAGCCGGATGGGACCTTTCCGAATGGGATTCCAAACCCTTTGTTGGAGGAGAACCGCCAGGCGACAGCCGAAGCCGTTCTCGGCGAAAAGGCCGATGTCGGGATTGCCTGGGACGGCGACTTTGATCGCTGTTTCTTCTTCGATGAGAAGGCCCGCTTTATAGAAGGTTATTACGTGGTCGGAATGCTGGCCGAGGTGTTGCTCAAGAAAAATCCGGGTGGCAAGATTGTGCATGACCCGCGACTGACCTGGAATACCATCGATATTGTCAAGGCAGCCGGAGGAGTTGCGGTACAGTGCAAGTCGGGACACGCCTTTATCAAGGAGATGATGCGCCGGGAAGATGCCGTTTACGGTGGTGAGATGAGCGCTCATCACTACTTCCGGGAGTTTTCCTATTGTGACAGCGGCATGATTCCGTGGCTGCTCGTCTTGCAGTTGATGTCGGAGACCGGCAAGACGTTGTCGGAGCTGGTGGATGAGTGTATCGAAAAATATCCGGCCAGTGGCGAAATCAACCGCAAACTGTCCGATGCCGATCAGGCCATGGATCTGATCTATAATCAATATGCCGGGTCGGCATTGCATGTTGATACGACCGACGGCTACAGCTTCGAGTATCCGGAGTGGCGATTTAACCTGCGGAAATCGAATACCGAGCCGCTGGTCAGGTTGAATGTTGAGTCGCGGGGGGATATTGAACTGATGAAGGCTAAGACAGGAGAAATCCTGTCGTTACTTCAATAG